TGCAAAGGAATCGTCTTTGCCCATTGTACCGGCACCTTACTCAACAACTCCATCGCCTCCGGCTCATGCAGGTAATGCGTAGGAATATCACACAACATCTGCAACGGACTTTCGAATATAACGTACATGGCTAATTGATTACACCTCGTACCCAATGTCATTGGTTCGGCCGGTTGTGCACTCCATTGGTCTTTCTGTACATTGATCATACCGCCAGGCGTAAAATCCATCGGCCCTGCTACCTGCCTGATAAAGGGCAGGGTCGTAGTATGTACAGGATCTATCAGGTTCGCAAACTTGCTGATCTCATTTCCCATCACCCCCTCAGACGTAAGTACATTCGGATGTGTACGCAGCCATCCAATAGGTTTGTACGCCCCATGAAAATCTACGAGTAATTGCCTTTTGGCAGCTGCATTCGCCACTTTTTCATAGTACTGTACCATAGGCTGATCATCCCTTTGCATAAAGTCGACCTTAATGCCTTTCACGCCCCATGCTGCAAAGGTATCCAATGCCATATCCATCTGCTGGTTCAGCACCATCCAGCTGCTCCACAACAATATATCTACATGACGTTTCTTTCCATATGCCACCAGTTCTTTTACATTGATATCCTGCGCCAGGCTAAAGAGGTCGCGGGTGCTGCACCAGCCTTCATCCAGCAATACGTATTCAATACCATATTTGCTGGCTACATCAATGTAATACTTGTAAGTATCATTGTTAATACCTGCCCTGAAATCTACCTCGTATACATTGTTGTAGTGCCACCAGTCCCACTGCACTTTACCGGGTTTTACCCAGCTAAAATCGCCTTTGGCATCAGGTGCCAGCTGGTATACCAGTTGGTTCGTGAGCAGGTCCCCGTCTTTGCGTGCGATCATGACTATTCTCCATGGAAACGCCTGCGGACCTTTCAGCTCTGCAATATAATCCTGCCTTGATTCGACCTGCTCGTCTCTGTCGCTGGTGATTTTCACTGTTTTGGGAAAATGCGGAAACACCCCATGGATGCTGTTGCCGCCACGTAGCCACATACCTGCGTAGTTGTATAAACCTGATTCTGTGATAAGGAGTTTTGTACCGTTGACTTCGAACAATGCCGGCAGACTGGCCAACTTGTTTTCGTCTATTTCACCCACCCCATAAGGAATATATTTCCGTTCATTATGAGAATAGAACCCGTCTTCCTGTGGATACCACGCTTTGCCTGTCTTGTCCATATTGAATTCCGCCTGCTC
This Chitinophaga sancti DNA region includes the following protein-coding sequences:
- a CDS encoding glycoside hydrolase family 97 protein — encoded protein: MKFHPWLACAFLLGSASAIHAQQKFTLLSPDKSITLSVSVGANITYSVSQDNKPLIGNSVVSFNKGNWKVSRSKQSSHEGQLTPIVKQKTATIDDRYNELHIDFNNALSLEWRAYDNGVAWHWITREKGPYKVTDEQAEFNMDKTGKAWYPQEDGFYSHNERKYIPYGVGEIDENKLASLPALFEVNGTKLLITESGLYNYAGMWLRGGNSIHGVFPHFPKTVKITSDRDEQVESRQDYIAELKGPQAFPWRIVMIARKDGDLLTNQLVYQLAPDAKGDFSWVKPGKVQWDWWHYNNVYEVDFRAGINNDTYKYYIDVASKYGIEYVLLDEGWCSTRDLFSLAQDINVKELVAYGKKRHVDILLWSSWMVLNQQMDMALDTFAAWGVKGIKVDFMQRDDQPMVQYYEKVANAAAKRQLLVDFHGAYKPIGWLRTHPNVLTSEGVMGNEISKFANLIDPVHTTTLPFIRQVAGPMDFTPGGMINVQKDQWSAQPAEPMTLGTRCNQLAMYVIFESPLQMLCDIPTHYLHEPEAMELLSKVPVQWAKTIPLQAKVGEYVVMARQALNGDWYVAGMTNWDARDVEVDLSFLPAGTYQMQLWKDGVNADKNAKDFKLEKRAIGSGARLPLKLAPGGGFVIRLSGNME